The DNA segment AAGCGGCCATCGCAATACTTCCGCTGCCTATGCTCAGCGTGTTATAGTTAAGATCCGGAACCAATGCCGGCAGCACATTTTTTATTGAATATGAACCTTTCATTAATGGGTGGTAATACAACTTGCTTTCAAAAGGTATTATCAGATCTTTTGTACGGTACAGGATATAATCAATATCGTTGGTATATTCCGGGAACATTTTTTTTAAATTATTCA comes from the Bacteroidota bacterium genome and includes:
- a CDS encoding DUF2779 domain-containing protein, translating into NNLKKMFPEYTNDIDYILYRTKDLIIPFESKLYYHPLMKGSYSIKNVLPALVPDLNYNTLSIGSGSIAMAAFENLQTENDIFKISETREALLAYCKMDTLAMVKILEVLEAVVNDRPAQI